From one Caldithrix abyssi DSM 13497 genomic stretch:
- a CDS encoding glycoside hydrolase family 97 protein yields MLKRIWPLFFCLFLPLSAQQITLQSPSGILKVNFILDQGRPYYQVYRFNEILIDSSRLGFVLKNQPPLDANFKITDLTTDSVDQTWEQVWGEAAKILNHYNQLIVRLQEKSGLQRRLNIVFRVYDDGIGFRYQLPDQKNLKQFAIMDERTEFNFTHDYSAWWIKAYQWNRYEYLYQNSPLSQIDTVHTPFTMEGNDGLAISIHEASLTDFASMTLARTGRYKLEADLVPWSDGVKVKAQTPMISPWRTIQIAETPGDLITSYLILNLNEPNKLKDVSWIKPGKYVGIWWEMHIGKSTWSSGPKHGATTENTKKYIDFAAKYGFDGVLVEGWNTGWDGDWIKNGEKFNFTTPYPDFDIKQLTAYARKKGVQLIGHNETGGSVLNYEAQMEDAFRFYQKLGIHIVKTGYVAHGREIKRIDENGQVQYEMHHGQFMVRHYRKVVETAARYHIMLDVHEPIKDTGIRRTYPNMMTREGARGQEFNAWSADGGNPPEHTVILPFTRLLAGPMDFTPGIFDIMLSQYRPNNRVNTTLAKQLALYVIIFSPLQMAADLPENYEAHRDAFQFIIDVPVDWEETRVLHARIGDYVTIVRKDRHSDEWYLGSITDEHGRILKAPLYFLDQNRKYMAEIYRDGDHADWQSAPLDYFIEKKIVDANTVLTLRLAPGGGTAIRFYPIEK; encoded by the coding sequence ATGCTTAAACGAATCTGGCCCTTGTTTTTTTGTCTTTTCCTTCCCTTATCTGCGCAACAAATCACCCTTCAATCGCCTTCTGGCATTTTAAAAGTAAATTTCATTTTAGACCAGGGACGCCCTTACTATCAGGTTTACCGTTTTAACGAAATCCTGATCGATTCTTCAAGGCTGGGCTTTGTATTAAAAAACCAACCGCCATTAGACGCCAATTTTAAAATAACCGATCTGACAACAGATAGCGTTGATCAAACCTGGGAACAGGTATGGGGCGAAGCAGCAAAAATTCTCAACCACTACAACCAACTAATCGTCCGCCTCCAGGAGAAATCCGGCCTTCAACGCCGCCTTAACATTGTATTTCGCGTTTATGATGATGGCATTGGCTTCCGTTATCAACTGCCGGATCAAAAAAACTTAAAACAATTCGCAATTATGGACGAACGCACCGAGTTTAACTTTACGCACGATTATAGCGCCTGGTGGATTAAAGCCTACCAGTGGAATCGTTACGAATATCTTTACCAGAACAGCCCGCTAAGTCAAATCGATACGGTTCACACACCTTTTACCATGGAAGGTAATGACGGCCTGGCCATCAGCATACATGAGGCCAGTTTAACCGATTTTGCCAGCATGACCCTGGCTCGAACAGGTCGGTACAAATTAGAAGCCGATCTGGTGCCCTGGTCCGACGGCGTAAAAGTTAAAGCTCAAACGCCCATGATAAGTCCCTGGCGCACCATTCAAATTGCTGAAACACCAGGCGATCTAATTACTTCTTACTTAATTTTGAATCTCAATGAGCCCAATAAATTAAAAGATGTTTCCTGGATTAAGCCGGGTAAATATGTGGGCATCTGGTGGGAAATGCACATTGGAAAATCTACCTGGAGTTCCGGCCCTAAACACGGAGCGACCACGGAAAACACCAAAAAATACATCGATTTTGCTGCTAAATACGGATTTGACGGCGTACTGGTGGAAGGCTGGAATACGGGATGGGATGGCGACTGGATTAAAAACGGCGAAAAATTCAACTTTACCACGCCCTATCCCGATTTCGACATCAAACAACTTACCGCCTACGCCCGTAAAAAAGGCGTTCAGCTAATCGGTCACAATGAAACCGGCGGCAGCGTTCTAAATTACGAAGCCCAAATGGAAGACGCCTTCCGCTTTTACCAGAAACTGGGCATTCATATCGTAAAAACCGGCTACGTTGCCCACGGAAGAGAGATCAAACGAATCGATGAAAACGGTCAGGTGCAGTACGAAATGCACCACGGTCAATTTATGGTTCGCCACTATCGCAAAGTCGTGGAAACCGCCGCCAGATATCACATTATGCTTGATGTTCACGAGCCGATTAAGGACACAGGCATTCGTCGCACCTATCCCAATATGATGACACGCGAAGGGGCGCGGGGCCAGGAGTTTAACGCCTGGAGCGCAGACGGCGGGAATCCTCCGGAACATACCGTCATTCTGCCCTTTACTCGTTTACTGGCTGGACCAATGGATTTTACGCCCGGCATTTTTGACATCATGCTCAGTCAGTACCGACCAAATAATCGCGTCAACACCACTCTGGCCAAACAGTTAGCTCTGTATGTGATCATTTTTAGCCCCCTGCAAATGGCGGCCGATCTGCCGGAAAATTACGAAGCCCATCGCGATGCGTTTCAGTTCATTATCGATGTGCCGGTGGACTGGGAAGAAACCAGAGTTTTGCATGCGCGTATTGGCGATTACGTTACCATCGTGCGTAAGGATCGTCACAGCGACGAATGGTACCTTGGTTCAATCACCGATGAACATGGTCGAATTTTGAAAGCCCCGTTATATTTTCTGGATCAAAACCGTAAGTATATGGCAGAAATCTATCGGGACGGTGATCACGCAGACTGGCAAAGCGCTCCGCTCGATTATTTTATTGAGAAAAAGATTGTTGACGCTAATACTGTTCTTACTCTACGCCTGGCGCCCGGCGGCGGTACGGCCATTCGCTTTTATCCGATTGAAAAATGA